The Thermoanaerobaculia bacterium genomic interval CAGAGCGCGAAAGCGAACATGCCGTCGAGCCGCTGGAGCACGTCGATGCCCCATTCCTCGTAGCCGTGGAGCACGACCTCGGCGTCGCAGGAGGAGCGGAAACGGTGGCCGCGGGCCTCGAGTTGCCCGCGCAGCTCGCGATGGTTGTAGATCTCGCCGTTCAGGGTGAGCCAGAGGCGCTCGTCCTCGGACGGCATCGGCTGATGCCCGGCGGGTGTGAGGTCGACGATCGCCAGCCGGCGATGGCCGAGTCCCGCCCGCCCGTCGGCCGAGAGCCAGCTGCCGGCGTCGTCCGGGCCGCGGTGCTCGAGGGCGTCGCGCATGGCGGCGAGGCCGGCGGGATCGACGATTCCGCGATGCTCGACCTGTCCGACGATGCCGCACATGAAGGTAGGCCTCGGTCCGGGTGCGTCTCAGAAATCGCCGGCGCTGGCGAAGTTCTCGCGCAGCACGGCGAACTGGCGCGGCAGCTTGGCGAGTCCCCTGGGAAACAGGGCGAAGTGCAGCGGCAGAAGGGGCCAGAGCTCGGTGTGGCGGGCGACCGCGATCGCCAACGCGGTGGGCGGTAGCCACTCCTCGTAGAAGTCGTTCAGGAAATAGAGGAACTTGAAGCGCAGTTGGCGCCTGGGCAGGTACGGGAACTTCCACGCCGAGAACATCAGCGCGGTGAAGGCGAGGAAGGCGGCGAACCCGACCCAGACCGGCGCCGCCGGAGCGAGGAGCACCAGGACGGCGGCGAGCGCGCCGAGCTCGAGCGGCAGGAGGAGGCGATTGACCAGGGCCAGCACGCGCACCGGACCGCGGGCGAGGACGAAAGTGCGGAGGCCGGCGCGGCGGTCGTTCTCCCGATCTCCGAGCTGGTGCAGCAGGATGTTGCGCAAGCCCTTGCAGGAAAGGGCCAGAACGACCAGCGTCGCAAGGCCCGGCGCGAGACTTCCGAGTCTTCCCGCCGCCTGCGGAAAGAAGGTGAAGAGCGTGATCGCAACCGGCACGAGGTGCCCATACAGGGTGTCGGCGAGGACGCCGGCCAAGCCGCGCTCCTTGAGCCGGAACGGGCGAACCGAGTAGAGCGTCAGCAGGCTGAGCTGCATGGCCAGCAGGGTGAGATTGACCGGGTTGCGCGGCAGCAGGCTCCAGGGTGCGAGGCCCACCGTCAGGAGGCCGAACAGGATCGCGGCGCGCGTCAGGGGCCCTCTTGCGGCGGCGGCGTTGGCTTTTCCGGCGGCGCGATCGGCAGCGATGTCGCAGGCGTCGTTCAGGAAGTAGCCGAAGCCCGCGATGCCGACGACGCTCGCCAGGAAGAGCGGCAGCATGGCGAGGAGCTCGCCGCCGGGCAGCGCCCCCACGGCGGTCGCTGAGTAGGCGGCGGCGAGAACCGGCGGCACGATGTGCTGCCACCAGAGAGAGAAGCGAAGGAGCCCCGGGCCAGGCATTGGGAGGCGGGAGTCTACGCGGTCCCGGCGCGGGGGGAGTGCGCGCCGCGTGGCGCGGGCTTGCGCGCCTTGAGCTCGAGCCAGTCGAGAAAGGTGACCGGCGGCCCTTCGTAGATGTCGATCGCGTTCGCCGCCACGAAGGCGTTGCCGAGATCGTGCTGGGTCGCGAGCGGCGGCTCGCGCAGGTACTCGAGAGCGAAGCCGGCGCCGGCGAGCGCCGCGAGGAACTCTTTCTGCGCCTTGATGTTCAGGCAGAAGTGGCGGTTGACGTTGGCGACGACCCTGCGAACGCGGGGGCGCTCGCTGCGATCCGGAATGCGGTCGCGCTGGAAAAGGTCCTTGGCGTAGAGCACGCCGCCCGGCTTGAGCACCCGAAGAGCCGATGCGAGGGCCACCTGCGGATGGTCCGAGTGCACGAGCGACTCGAGGAAGAGGACGGCATCGAACGATTCCAGAGGGTAGAGCTCCTCGAGGCGATGGAAGTCGCCCTGGGTGACGACGACGCAGCTTTCCATCCCGGCGGCGGCGACCCGCGCCCGGGCCTCGGCCACCTGCACGCCGGAGATGTTGAGCGCCGCGACGCTCACCCCGCGGTGCCGTGCCAGCCAGAGTGCGGGGCCGCCGATGCCGCAGCCGGCGTCCAGGACGCGCATGCCGGGCGCGAGCTCGGCCTGGTCGGCGATGTGGGCGAAGAGCTCTCCGAGGTCGGTCGTGCGCTGCGACTGGAAGGTGTCGCCGAAGGCCGCCATGTAGCGCTCGTGCCAGGCGTCGTAGTAGCGCGCGACGCGCTCCGAGCTGAGCTCCTTCGGCGCGAGCCAGCGGCGGAGGAAGCGGGGCGCCCTCGGGATCACCAGCGCTCCGGCGGCACGCGGCCGCCGCCCGCGGCACCGGGGCCCCGGACTAGAATGCCGGCTGTGAAAGCCGGAGAGTCGTGAGCGCGCCCGCGCTGGTCGCCGTCGAGGCGGTGTCGAAGAAGTACTGCCGGGATCTCGAGAAGTCGTTGCGCTACGGGCTGCATGACATCGGGCGGGCGCTCGTCGGGGGCGGGGCCGATCCCGGATCCCTGCGCGACGGTGAATTCTGGGCGCTCTCGCAAGTCTCCCTCGAGCTCGGCGCCGGCGAGTGCCTCGGTGTCATCGGCCCCAACGGCGCCGGCAAGAGCACGCTGCTCAAGCTGATCCAGGGGCGGCTGCACCCGGACCGCGGACGCATCGTGGTGCGTGGCAAGCTGGCGGCGATCTCGGAGCTCGGCATCGGTTTCAACCCCATCCTCTCAGGTCGCGAGAACATCTTCCACAACGCCGCGCTGCTCGGCCTGGCGCGCGACGAGACGCGCGGCCTTCTCGATCAGATCATCGAGTTCTCGGAGCTCGAGGAGTTCATCGACGCGCCGGTCTTCACCTACAGCTCCGGCATGCGGGCGCGCCTCGGCTATGCGGTGGCCGCCCATCTCGATCCCGACGCTCTGCTGATCGACGAGGTCCTCACGGTCGGCGACCTCGCCTTCCGCAGGAAGTGCGTCCAGCACATG includes:
- a CDS encoding UbiA family prenyltransferase: MPGPGLLRFSLWWQHIVPPVLAAAYSATAVGALPGGELLAMLPLFLASVVGIAGFGYFLNDACDIAADRAAGKANAAAARGPLTRAAILFGLLTVGLAPWSLLPRNPVNLTLLAMQLSLLTLYSVRPFRLKERGLAGVLADTLYGHLVPVAITLFTFFPQAAGRLGSLAPGLATLVVLALSCKGLRNILLHQLGDRENDRRAGLRTFVLARGPVRVLALVNRLLLPLELGALAAVLVLLAPAAPVWVGFAAFLAFTALMFSAWKFPYLPRRQLRFKFLYFLNDFYEEWLPPTALAIAVARHTELWPLLPLHFALFPRGLAKLPRQFAVLRENFASAGDF
- a CDS encoding class I SAM-dependent methyltransferase encodes the protein MIPRAPRFLRRWLAPKELSSERVARYYDAWHERYMAAFGDTFQSQRTTDLGELFAHIADQAELAPGMRVLDAGCGIGGPALWLARHRGVSVAALNISGVQVAEARARVAAAGMESCVVVTQGDFHRLEELYPLESFDAVLFLESLVHSDHPQVALASALRVLKPGGVLYAKDLFQRDRIPDRSERPRVRRVVANVNRHFCLNIKAQKEFLAALAGAGFALEYLREPPLATQHDLGNAFVAANAIDIYEGPPVTFLDWLELKARKPAPRGAHSPRAGTA